ctGTCAAGAGAATCCTTATGCCGTGATATATTCATCTAAATAGAAAATGCACTACTTGTAACAACGTGTGATAAtagtacaaaaaatattaatcggCTGTGAAAGAAATGCCatagaatattttaatatttctacataatagtaataaattgtTTCTAATTCTGAGaatgtatgtattcaataacgATGTTTAAATATAACTCGGaatcatatatatttatatgattATTTACAGCTATTTTTATTGAACATTCGTGTTATACAGTGTATGGTGGAATCAATTTCAATTCAGTCAATtacgtacatattttttttgttttacggCCTACGTATTATTGGAATAATTATTGCATCATCAGTCATTTAACCTCTACGATGACGCATATCCCGCACGCTCTATTGAGCCAAATATACGATTTTTCTTTCCTAAAAGTTCTATATGAACACCCAAGAGTTGCTGTTATTCTAAACACTTACCACGTCAGACTGAACACCAAAATCTAACTTTATCACATGTCTAATTTGTCTTAAgattttacgattttttttctaatatctAGTTATTAAATTTTCCCGTCCAAAAGTGAAGAATATAATTATCGATTTacctataagtaatataatatcggAATTGATGCTTTTAGTCTCACGATAAAAGACTTCTTTGCGTCTATATGGTTATCTTCATGATTTATAGTGTCATGATTTGTAGTAGTCCAAATTCTTTCACTATTTTCAGAAAGAGCTTCGTTAAGATTAATTAAAACCAgtgcttataataattttacaaaattttacACAATGTctgcaaaataaattattggtCATTGTACATGATGACAAGATAAATGCGATAACAAAATCATTATTTTCACTATTACTTTAATGTTCTTATACGCATCACACGATGAATGGTGAAAAATATACAAAACGGTCTTTCCTACAGACGAAAACAACGAAGTCTTTTACAATATACCCTCACAGTTCTCTTCAATAAAAACTGTGTCAACGCTGTTGGCCCGTTGTGCCCATCAATATTGAGAgaatatattacaaaataataatctaaaCGAAATCCAAGTATTTAATGAATTACAAAAATTCAcagataataatagtaaaaacgAGTTGTTCATGCattatgttaaatatttttaatattctctCTCCGATCCGTGGTCGACATTATTCATCAATAGGAACTCGCAATTTAGTGGGCTCCCCTTAACTAAAAGTTAACTATGCGTACATCAGAATCAAGACAAAGTAAAGCTGATTtggaattttaaatataaataacggGCGATTACCtataactaaaattttcatgcactttcctgtttttttttctatctcgTTATCTAAAATGTTACCGCGTGCACGTAAAGAAGATCAATATAGTTTCGACATTGCCACGCTGAGGTCTCCTATTGTCCCTGTCTAGTTCACACTCTGGGCGACCGATTCGCTCATCTCCGCGCACTGTATATTTCTGTTCAGATCCGCACAGATATCTTCCGTTGAACTCGCGGACTTCTTTCGAGATGCGATGGTAATATCCATGTGAGCACTGTCTGAAGATTCCACGTCGGTCGCACGGAGATTTGGTGACGTAGTGCTATGCACGCGGTTCGAGGGCCGGCGGGACCGTCGGCTGCGCGATGGCGTCGCCACAGGTGCGAGCCGTGGTGGACAAGGAAGCCGAGGAGGGCGCTGGCTCCAGCGATGGGATGGAATGCACTGAAGGCCGCTCCGAAGCAACCGGTGACGGCGCGTCCACATCATTCTGCAACGATCCAACGCGCTCAGCTGAGGCGCCGCCCGCTACAACACCAGAGGGCGGGAGCGGGAAGGGGCAAGGGCAGGGGAAAGGCACCGTTACTCACTTGCCAACTGTGTCGCTTTACAACCGATATTAACTGTCCCTTGCAACAACAACAATACTGTACTACTATGCCACCAATCCACGACTACATAGATGAGTGCATGTATTTCGTTAAATCGGTCACCGTCAGTTGCGCAACCATCTACAAGTCATCtgctttaaaataattttgtattttgtccTACTGATGAGACAGTTACGTAACGTTTGTAAAGCAACATGTTGGCTAGAATTGTGCTGATGATAATGAGGGTATGATCTATCCAATGGTAAATGAACtagctataaaataaaattcggacaaaaataaatatattttagctTTTCAATTTCTGTTACAATCTATTTCAAAATACTATTCCGTACTTACTCCTACTTCGATATTATTTAAGGAAGTTTAGTTCTGCTGAAGCTTTTgttgaatgaaaaaaagaaCATGTGAAGGCATTTGTTCAATGCTTGGCACTGTTATTGTTACCGGTTTAGATGATGCTGAACATTGAGAAGAAAAAAGGTAAATATTATCGTCTAGCTTACCACAATGAGATGAAAATAATGCCATGGCAAATAACCCATGGGCTGTGATATATCAAATCTGCAACTTGAATGAGGTATGGAGATTATGATTTACGTAAGAAGAAGCTTCTCTAGAGCATAGATTTCAAGTCTTGAAGTGACTTTCGATATGTAACCATAAGGTATAAATGATCACAGTTAAGTGTCCGAATAGCATTGAGGAACAATCAGCACATTAATATAGTGAGTGGTTGAAGGGTGCACTGTTGGGATGCGATGGCACATGTTAAATGTATGCGTTGCATGCAATAATGCGCCCTACATTAAGAATGGAAGGATAGTATAGACACGATGTTGTCAAATGGCAAACGCAAACAATGAAAGGTTAATATCGTCTGACACGATTAAATGCATGCAAAAAGAGAGTATTAGTCAAAACTAATGAATTAAATGCATAACGTTAGGCATAAAGCATGGtagaataaatacttaaacgtacaaaacatatctaaaccttaaaaataaaaaataaataaaattttaaaatacgtaACTAAAGTTTACAGTTACCGTAATAAACCTGACTAGCTCAATATACTTACATGTAAgtactaattaaatatttaagtactattTGATAAATGAAACGACTACTTATAAATCCAATTATGTGATGACAATAGCAACCAAAATAATTTGCCTAATCTAAATACAATTATTGACTTGGTACATCaacgttaagtaatatttatctAAATCGATACTGTTTAAAATTAAAGAGCACCTACATTACTTACGTTCAGAAACTACTAATTTTGCTTCAAATATTACAACTTCAATACAATACCTCTCATATTCAAGACGTACCtaaataaaactgtaaataGATTACAAAGTAACATTATACAGTTTTGCTAGGTTTAAAAGGCTAAGTAAATAAACTATAACAAGAAAAGGAACTATATTCGTACAATCATTTAAAGAAGTAAATTCCAGAATGTTTAACCCTAAACACAGGTTACATCCTTTGTTACTGCAGCAATACACATCTACCTAAAGATCATATCGGCATTTTCCAAGAAATATATTAACATTTCTACAACATCTATGTACTGGGTCGGAATATTTACTGAGCGCGAAGCCGCGGGCGGACGCAAGGACACATCTCAACAATTTCAAATAACATCGACTATGTTATAACATTACTTGAACTATATTTTTCTACCGAATTTATTTGCGTACAAATCGTACATCTATTTTTGCAACACTTCAACTGACACACTATCGTATTTCGCTTATCCATGCGTcattaaacatttttacattgaaGTAATATCTAATttcagtcattttcttatgtatATCTACGAGGACAACAATAAGATTGGTATAAATCCTACAATTTAAAAACGTTATTCATTGTCACATTGTCATGGTTATTTTACACTTTAGCAAAATACTACGTCTAAACAACACAAAGTCTAGCTTTCTCAATTTTGTTATAACGTCTAAgataatgttttttaaattctattctTCTATAGCGTccgtaaaattccactttcaATGTCGATCAAGCACTAGTTTACGCCGCCCATTTTTCAATTTAGCCATACACATTGTTAGGAACGGTTTTGCCTTGTTACAGTTTTCTACGCACTTACTGTGAGCGACGGTCTTACAACCCAAGTATGCTCGCCTGAGCGCACTTGTCACTTTGCCCTGACAATCAGCCACAATCGgatcattttaaaatttgtatcattaaaacattaacaaatGCCAGAAAAAAAACGTATAGAAACGACAAAATAATTCGATGAAAGTTGTTTGATTAAAATAAATGCCATGATTAAAAGCTACCTTTCTGTTACACTGAGATGAAGTTTTTATCCAAagcgggttttttttttctttttgtgatcACTTTGGCTTTGGACTGATATGTTTAAGCAAGAAATGTCTAAATAAGAAAAATGACATGCCGAATTAACTTAAAGGGATCTCACCACACTAACTGCAGCCTTTCCCTGTAATTCACAACACCCGTTGATTCCTAACTTAAAGAAGTCCTAACTTAAAATAACCTACACATTAAAACTAGTTTGATATGGTTCGAAACCGGCTTTCTGATTGTGTTTCGTATTACTTTATCGTAATAACAACGtaagatatacttaaaaaataaaccacataatataaataggtataaataaaagCCCATAACCAAatgatacataaataaaatatcgctTTGAGATCTTCACAACTTATGTAAAGACACTTATTGAAGTGATTACGAGTTGAAACGAGAAGTTACTTTGTGAAGATGACAAAATGTATGTAAACTGATAGAATACATCACCAAAACCGGAACATAGTAAGACAGAGCGAGACGAAAGCGAGAAACAGGTGAAGCCACTGTCGGACCCGCCTGTGCACGGCCGAGACAGTGGAAGAGACAGTTACCTTAAGAGGGACCGGAGGCACTTCCAGGTGGTAGCCGATGTCGCACAGGTTACGCAGGAGCTCAATACCTGCAACGCATTATATCGACACCTATAATGTTTTCCGAGTTAAATACTACAATCGCGTATGTTATAATGGTTTCCGTAACTCTTAGCtacattaaacaaagtaaatataTCTTATCCGTAATATATAGGAGTGTGAGTGTAAGCGCAGCTATAAGGTTGTTTGTTTTACTTACCAGAGTCTCTGTGGATGGTGTACCGTGTCTCCCAGGCGTCGAACAGCCGGTTGTAATACCGGGGGCCGGTCAGGTAGCCGAGGTACTTGTAAGTGTGGCATGTCGGGAACACGCGTTCCATGTCACCAGATTGCGTCAGTTCATCCTCCGCTTGGATGAGGTGACGCACGTCATCTGGCGTCAACGTTGACAAAATGTCGCGTAGGTACTGCAATTTTATAACCCCCcatcaaatacaaatacattgcacaaaaaagaaacaagtaCAGCTAAGAGATGCTCATCCAGGTACATAAAAATTCGTCATCCTCACATCTCGACGCGAGTAGAACAGTAAACGATTAAAATACAACATTCAGAATATCTTAATTCTTACCATATCTCGATCTTCCATATTCGTATAAATTATATGTTTGTCCCTTTCTTCCTTGGACAAATATATGGTATACAATCTGCTGTCGTAAGGCAAGCCACCCTGAAAATCACAATTTTCGTGTACACACTATAGTACTAAAGATCCGATAGTTTCGCAGTACTTATACCTACATACAGAGTGtcagtgacaacgtaacgaatactgagggggatgattcagaccatgattatgagttaatatcaagtggagttaaTATCGGTCGCAAAagtcatgattatttttttaaattattttcaattctatacttttgaaatggaaaattctacttgatattaactcaaaataatgagctggatgatccctctcagtattcctcccagtcacttacaccctgtattctTATCAGAATTACCAATGAAAAGCTAGCTATTACTtatgagtaaaaaaaatacaaacaacatTGGTGTACAAAATCAATTCTAAATTCTGAAATATCAACTTACCAATTTGTGAGGTTTTTCTTTGGACAGCATCTCGAGATTTGTTTTGACCGGAATTTGGAATTGAGCTATGTTTAGCACTGTAGTCACTAAAGGCCCCTTCACGTGGATATCCAGGGGCGACGCGCTGTGCAGGCTGGGAGAGATATTTAcctaaaaaagtttattacaaCGTTAAATAATTTACACCCAACATGatctactttatttattaaaccaATTATATCTTTCACTCTTAGGTTTTCATCGAACAGTTCTATTTGTGATTTATAACTTGTTCAAGAACTACCAAAGCCTACGCCTACTTCCAGAATAGATGATGTGATAATTAACGAAAAACTAAATCAGAAATCTAATGATATGCAAAGTAAATCTATCGTATTGTTATAACACTTAACTGTCAATTTGGCTAAGTGCCAAAATGGTTAGcgtaaaaatactttctttgtCCAGCATTTGTCATGAACTTTTTCTGTTTGATAAATTCGTGGTTCTGAATAAATTTAGTACGACTTGATAAACAAGTTTCaaggaattttaataaaactcacTTCCAGTAGCCAAGGCTTGAGGTCTTCGTCCAACAGCACGTCAATGCCGAACAGCTCGTAGCAGTTGTACCGGGAAGTGACGTTGGCCTTCGTTAGAGAGCTGATGCTGCCTTCACCCGATATAATAGTCTTTATAACAAGATCTTTCATCGACTCCCACAGTGCGTCAGTGTCAACGCGCCTTTCCGTCTTCAAGTATTGGAACAGGGTTTGTAACGTCCTAAAAGATATACATTCAATTTTATAGAGCACAGAAAATAGCACGCGttgattaaaatatttcatactAACCATTTATGTCCCTCACAGGCAGAGAAATCTTCATTAGGAGTGTAGTTTTTAGACAATCGATTGATTGAATAATTGGTCAAGTGCATGTATCTGTCGTTTAGTGACGCCAGCTCATCATTGTATTTCACTGAGGCGAACCTGGCCAGCCCATCTTTGTACAAATAAATTCTCAAGGGGTGCACGGACGTAACTAACACATACAAGCGCATGTCAAATTTACTTCCATTAATCAGGTACGGTTTGGATACATAACGCTGAACGACTACGGAACGCTTTTTAGGGATTTGCGTCCAACGGGACACGACGCGGATGCCGGTACCCCGGGCTGACGCGGGCTGAAATATTAGAAACTGTCAGTATGTCTATTTCGTATAAACAATTGTAAAAAGACTGACTTTGCCTTACCATCCACTTACCGGTTTGATGATCCACCTCTCGTTATTCTCCGCGTGTTTCTCCCAGTCATGTTTCAACAATTTCAAATCATGAGGTAGCACATACGTTTTGGGCATAATACCAAACTCTTTTATTCCATACTTATTCGCTAACTTTTGAAGATTTCGCCACAAACGGTCTTTTCGACCAATTTGAAAAGTGCCAGGAAAATGGTTCATTTTCTGGCCATCTTTTATTGCTCGGAACATCAACGATTTCATATGTTTCCCCCAAATGCCTATCCAGTCAATAGTTTctgaaaaatcataataaattaagtTGAAGTAGATAATGCCAATTGATTGTTGCAA
This genomic interval from Pectinophora gossypiella chromosome Z, ilPecGoss1.1, whole genome shotgun sequence contains the following:
- the LOC126380553 gene encoding tubulin monoglutamylase TTLL4-like isoform X4, with the translated sequence MMEVPITKQPLKSILNNPFPKSPPPGILKKTKNRSYQDPREPIRIPEGRRRQRASSESDNLYSHFPITAPIPGYDSRVTANMKRAKDNTGTGYSYGSAIATLGNPPYSKSPANFARVKSSNYKEQHHVASAKPECHNMHVLRTTAINNETVDDDPVIEGPLQDSPIPTCPAVSPALPVSSVTVIPPVPKKSAKTVKKKTKPKVKANGKMKSKAEIGGETEAEDAHSTSPSPDPPINNWDMETDILIAEIEKLEKMTPSSAQKKDEPVEHISSTKLPVKPAVAPTPAPIPAPPPAPAPVKKATSKDSPMHMPDVVSNALRPSLFPRVPPYLRFINHDDSPCLKIPLPIQKHLKWKLTTITPIVVKKTLTNSGFRLVKSECDTAECPQEETIDWIGIWGKHMKSLMFRAIKDGQKMNHFPGTFQIGRKDRLWRNLQKLANKYGIKEFGIMPKTYVLPHDLKLLKHDWEKHAENNERWIIKPPASARGTGIRVVSRWTQIPKKRSVVVQRYVSKPYLINGSKFDMRLYVLVTSVHPLRIYLYKDGLARFASVKYNDELASLNDRYMHLTNYSINRLSKNYTPNEDFSACEGHKWTLQTLFQYLKTERRVDTDALWESMKDLVIKTIISGEGSISSLTKANVTSRYNCYELFGIDVLLDEDLKPWLLEVNISPSLHSASPLDIHVKGPLVTTVLNIAQFQIPVKTNLEMLSKEKPHKLGGLPYDSRLYTIYLSKEERDKHIIYTNMEDRDMYLRDILSTLTPDDVRHLIQAEDELTQSGDMERVFPTCHTYKYLGYLTGPRYYNRLFDAWETRYTIHRDSGIELLRNLCDIGYHLEVPPVPLKRAAPQLSALDRCRMMWTRRHRLLRSGLQCIPSHRWSQRPPRLPCPPRLAPVATPSRSRRSRRPSNRVHSTTSPNLRATDVESSDSAHMDITIASRKKSASSTEDICADLNRNIQCAEMSESVAQSVN
- the LOC126380553 gene encoding uncharacterized protein LOC126380553 isoform X1; translation: MWTFDDASTLGASDMDRRACPSYEAGFDAYDPLSSVLEWSGREPARVLRRRCRSEGVDRSPYEDVPLHRSADGVPRYHRTLPNKSHFTLNTTLEAHFDRYRNECSLPAAENGDYIMAHDQNRHQRYHQPTRPKLQKSSPTRPLLVTTLSNTKVEESRLPKVEELLEKVDHDMMEVPITKQPLKSILNNPFPKSPPPGILKKTKNRSYQDPREPIRIPEGRRRQRASSESDNLYSHFPITAPIPGYDSRVTANMKRAKDNTGTGYSYGSAIATLGNPPYSKSPANFARVKSSNYKEQHHVASAKPECHNMHVLRTTAINNETVDDDPVIEGPLQDSPIPTCPAVSPALPVSSVTVIPPVPKKSAKTVKKKTKPKVKANGKMKSKAEIGGETEAEDAHSTSPSPDPPINNWDMETDILIAEIEKLEKMTPSSAQKKDEPVEHISSTKLPVKPAVAPTPAPIPAPPPAPAPVKKATSKDSPMHMPDVVSNALRPSLFPRVPPYLRFINHDDSPCLKIPLPIQKHLKWKLTTITPIVVKKTLTNSGFRLVKSECDTAECPQEETIDWIGIWGKHMKSLMFRAIKDGQKMNHFPGTFQIGRKDRLWRNLQKLANKYGIKEFGIMPKTYVLPHDLKLLKHDWEKHAENNERWIIKPPASARGTGIRVVSRWTQIPKKRSVVVQRYVSKPYLINGSKFDMRLYVLVTSVHPLRIYLYKDGLARFASVKYNDELASLNDRYMHLTNYSINRLSKNYTPNEDFSACEGHKWTLQTLFQYLKTERRVDTDALWESMKDLVIKTIISGEGSISSLTKANVTSRYNCYELFGIDVLLDEDLKPWLLEVNISPSLHSASPLDIHVKGPLVTTVLNIAQFQIPVKTNLEMLSKEKPHKLGGLPYDSRLYTIYLSKEERDKHIIYTNMEDRDMYLRDILSTLTPDDVRHLIQAEDELTQSGDMERVFPTCHTYKYLGYLTGPRYYNRLFDAWETRYTIHRDSGIELLRNLCDIGYHLEVPPVPLKRAAPQLSALDRCRMMWTRRHRLLRSGLQCIPSHRWSQRPPRLPCPPRLAPVATPSRSRRSRRPSNRVHSTTSPNLRATDVESSDSAHMDITIASRKKSASSTEDICADLNRNIQCAEMSESVAQSVN
- the LOC126380553 gene encoding tubulin monoglutamylase TTLL4-like isoform X3, producing the protein MWTFDDASTLGASDMDRRACPSYEAGFDAYDPLSSVLEWSGREPARVLRRRCRSEGVDRSPYEDVPLHRSADGVPRYHRTLPNKSHFTLNTTLEAHFDRYRNECSLPAAENGDYIMAHDQNRHQSRVTANMKRAKDNTGTGYSYGSAIATLGNPPYSKSPANFARVKSSNYKEQHHVASAKPECHNMHVLRTTAINNETVDDDPVIEGPLQDSPIPTCPAVSPALPVSSVTVIPPVPKKSAKTVKKKTKPKVKANGKMKSKAEIGGETEAEDAHSTSPSPDPPINNWDMETDILIAEIEKLEKMTPSSAQKKDEPVEHISSTKLPVKPAVAPTPAPIPAPPPAPAPVKKATSKDSPMHMPDVVSNALRPSLFPRVPPYLRFINHDDSPCLKIPLPIQKHLKWKLTTITPIVVKKTLTNSGFRLVKSECDTAECPQEETIDWIGIWGKHMKSLMFRAIKDGQKMNHFPGTFQIGRKDRLWRNLQKLANKYGIKEFGIMPKTYVLPHDLKLLKHDWEKHAENNERWIIKPPASARGTGIRVVSRWTQIPKKRSVVVQRYVSKPYLINGSKFDMRLYVLVTSVHPLRIYLYKDGLARFASVKYNDELASLNDRYMHLTNYSINRLSKNYTPNEDFSACEGHKWTLQTLFQYLKTERRVDTDALWESMKDLVIKTIISGEGSISSLTKANVTSRYNCYELFGIDVLLDEDLKPWLLEVNISPSLHSASPLDIHVKGPLVTTVLNIAQFQIPVKTNLEMLSKEKPHKLGGLPYDSRLYTIYLSKEERDKHIIYTNMEDRDMYLRDILSTLTPDDVRHLIQAEDELTQSGDMERVFPTCHTYKYLGYLTGPRYYNRLFDAWETRYTIHRDSGIELLRNLCDIGYHLEVPPVPLKRAAPQLSALDRCRMMWTRRHRLLRSGLQCIPSHRWSQRPPRLPCPPRLAPVATPSRSRRSRRPSNRVHSTTSPNLRATDVESSDSAHMDITIASRKKSASSTEDICADLNRNIQCAEMSESVAQSVN